DNA sequence from the Lodderomyces elongisporus chromosome 5, complete sequence genome:
CCATTCCAGCAACTTGCCTGTGCTTAGCAACGATGGACCTTTCTTCGGGATGCAACAACAAGTCCAGTCCATTCTCTTCACCCAACTCGAACCTTGAAACTACATCCATTGCAACACATCCAAACAACGTGTAAACTTCTATACCCAAATTTTGCGTCCTTTTCAGTTTGTTGAACCAATTCGGCGATGTAAACCCTTTTGCATGCGGATTAAACTCTGGCCTTATGGACAAAAAATCTGGAGTTTCACCAGTCACTGAACTCTTCCTCACTACGTCAATAAGTCTCTGTGTGGTTTCGGCAATAATACGTTTCAAAGGTCCTTCTCTTGCCATCACATTGCTCTTGCTATACAACTTAACAATCatctttttgtattttaaATGTTTATCATTTGTCAATGTAGCAAAGATATTGTCCTTGTCACCATGATTGGTATAGTTTGCATAAAATCTCGATTTGGGAAAATTCCGCAAGTAAATGTCATTGACAAACTTGTCCGAGCCATTAACGCTGATTTCATTTGGCGATAATATGACAATATTGCCATATTGTTTATGTAGATTATAAACCTTTTCGCCCCATGAATGTTTTCGTTGATAATGAAGACTGGGAATTCGTGAGATACGGTGAAGGTAGGGACCAGGAACTTTCCAAAGTGGAGACAGAACTGGGAGAAATACAagataataaaataataatgcACCAGTAACGATAACATAAGTTTGATAAGGGTGTGTTTCAACAAAGGAGTGTGTTGCCTGTAATATATCCAATAGCATATTATGAGTTTGgagtttttatttcttggTCAGTTGTAGCTATTAATCAATGGAATTCTATGACTGGACACATATGATTGTGGCTAAAAGAGCTTACTCATGTCcttctttatatataatataaatatatatatatatacccaTACGTGTTTCCAATGCACTGAGACGGCAATCTCCTAATTCTTCGAGGTGGAAGTTGTTCCCAAATCGGTATTGTTGTCAGAGCggaatttatttttttatttttatttttatttttatttcttttttattccttttttctctttggaGTTTCATGATAAGCATTGATTTTGCTCAAAGATAAATTCCGCGCAGTTACTTTGACTTTTATCTTTTCCCAATTTTGTACCACATtcatttcttgtttctaaACCTTTCAACTTTGTAGTCCttgtttttattgtttttattgttttgatATCTATTTGATGtatttgaaatttgaagtaaagaaaaagaaatgatgatgatgatgaccaTACTCGAGCCCTACGGAGATACAAAGTATGGTTCAAGTTTTGCTAACAAGAATTCTATTCCGCGAGATTAATCATAGTGATTACTTTACCTTGAAGAAGAGTCAACGGAAGTTCAAAGCGAGATGCAGTTAATTACAATTAGTTGCAGTCAGTTGCTATGCAGACAGTTTACATTTTAGCCTGTTACTTTCCAACAGGATAtgctaaaaaaaagtaattttAAAGATTATGCACTATTTTATTAACAATCTTAGTAATGGAATAATAAAGAAGGAATaaagaatgaatgaataaggaatgaaaatgaaaactaATTTTAGACAACACTAACCTTAGTTTCTGTTACCAGTATTGAGCCATTTCCATTTGCATTTCCATTTGCATTGCCATTTGCACTATCATCACCATTTGCATCAACCTTGATTTCTGTCACTTTTGTCACTTGTGCATTGTCACCAGCAACATTATAATGTGTAAACTCTTTGGCAATGTGGATTCCACATTCGGTTTTCACCTTATCCTTCCATCTACCAGCACGCTCATCTTCGCCATCTGCAACTGGTACGGTTGAATGCCAATCACCAACTGATTTATAACCcaaattcaacaattcATTGAAAGGCACGTTATTCTCATCGATATAGCTCTTGACTTGGTTGAAATCCCAGTTCCATAATGGATTAATCTTGAGTATATTATTTACTTCGTCTTTCTCCAAAATAGGCAACGACGACCTTGCGCCACCTTGAGATTTCCTCCTTCCGGTAAGGACAACATTTGCATTTAATGTCTTGTAAGCTCTCTGACTTGGTTCTACTTTCACCAAATAATCATAATACGTATCGTCTTTCTCCCACAATTCATCGCCATATTTCTTCACaaattcttcttcagtGTTAATACCACGAGGTTTGAACACATTAATCTTTGAGTCGGGATATTTTTGTTGTACACGGTCCAATAGTTCGTATGTTTGTGGGAAATGATACAAAGTATCAAGAAAAATCAAGTCAATTTTAACATTGGGGATCTTTGATATCATATCAGAAATGGCTAACCCAGTGAGACCAAACGCAGTTGTTTGATACAAATTGGGGAACGTATAATATGCCCATCTGATCAAATCCTGAGGGCTCAACTCGATAAGACgtttatttaaaaaatcaaTGTGCTCATCGGTTAAATTCATTGGAATGCTAACTGTCATCTTATTTTGCAGGAATAAAACTAATGATTGAAAACTTGAAGTTAAAATTGAGGTTGAAACTGAAAATGAGAATGAATTTGAGAATGAAAGCAATGACAAGAAGGTGAAATGTAAGTTGATATCCTCCCAAGGTTCAAAGCTCTACTTATAGATAGGTAgattgatatatatatatatatatatatatacaaagaTGGAGATATAtgagtaaagaaaaacgcTTATTTCTAATGCCCCAGCGAGTACTAATAGGTATATTACTCAGCAGTGGATAATGCGATTGCTGCAACTTTATTCTAGCATCAAGTGTGAAAATTTGTAGTTCCTGTGCCGGCCTTAGTGCGGAAATTGCAACAAGTCACGTGCGCTTAACTATTCAAAGTCCAAAACCAGTGTCATgaatttaataaaaaatttgtacGCTACACTAACTACGACATAGAGCACGTCACAAAAAACATGACAAAAAACATGACAAAGAACATGACAAAAAACATGACAAAAAACATGACAGAAAACATGACAAAAACACGACACAGAACACGACACAGAACACGACACAGAACACGACATACAACACAACATAAAACACGACACAGAACACGATACCATCTACCATCTACCGTCTACAACGGCATTCTCTATGCGACGCGACTTATAACATTACTCCCGTGATAAAAAATTGGCAGCCAAAATTGATCCCTTCATCATCTAATCCCTACACTAAACCAGGCCACTCCAAGTAAAATATATATCATTAAAGTAGATGAATCTGTGGTCTTATTAAAATGTCACTGACGAAGCACTATCCCGAATCATTGAAGGAGCTTTTGGCAACTACTCCATTGGTTCATCTCGTTCCACGACAACATCTTGCACCATTAGTCAACTTGACACAGATCGCAGCCAAGCCTGATTCGAAAGCATTTGTCGAAGGCGCATACAAGGAGTTTGATGGATTTCATGGTGAGCTAGCGAAACAGTTTGAGAAGGAGTGCCAGGATGAATTACTTGCTTTTctggatgatgatgatgatgatgatgatattgATGGTGGTAATGGAGGTAGTGACGAGAGAGATAGAGGTGGAAAAGGAGGAGAGCTAGATAATATCAGGTTTAAGATGCCAAAACATGCAGAAGAAACTAGCGATTCGCCAAAAGAACCACCGGTGGAATTAGACTATAcggaatttgaaaaaaaggttCTTGCTAGAGAAAAACTCACAAAGACCAACTGTTGTTgggaaaatgaagaaaagacaTATGGAGAATCAATATACACGCGACGAAACCACGAATTTGATTCACTTGAAGATATAGAGCTAcacaagaaaaaatacTTTAAATTATTTGAGACAgaagttgcaaaagaaacaaaaggaaatcAAGAGCTGGTAGAAGTTGTATCTCAAAGTCAAACTGTTGAGACTTTGGACGAGACACTGGATGCAATATACAAATCTAAACAACCTGAAAGTTTTCATGGACCTCAAGGATCTCAGCGATCAGAAAGAATCGATATGTTGGAAACACAGGGAATCCCAACAACTATACACATTCCTCTGCAGTCATCTTATCAAGAAACAAGGAAATCCaatatttcaaaaacattcaattttttcacgAGTCTCAACCAGGATGAAATTACTTGGGAGAATTTGGCGCAACTAAATGACACATTGGccaaattgcaaaacttAACCGAGAAAGATGACCAGCACGACTTGCTAAAAGTTCAAGATATGTGTCTGGTCAACTTACGACAAACTTTAGAGAAACTAAAACCTACTTTGTTGTCAAAGTATGATGAATTTGTTCTTGTCTTACCAGACCTATTGAGactattattttcaatcaatGCATTGTTGCTAATTTTGAAAGTACAACCTGATATAAGAAATAAGCACACGGATTTGGTTATTATGGGACTTGAATTGAGCTATGAGAATTTCACAAAACCTCTAGATGACACgttttttgcttcaaatCACGAACTGGCAGAAGAGCCGAATAGTATTTCACTTAAATGCCATATGATAATCGATGAAACCAGTAAGGCTTTCAAAAACCTAGGTTCTATTTGTGCAAAGCGACcgtttgatgatgaaagcTTGGTGAAACTTCAACTCTTGCTTATAAACATAGCAGTACCATCAAGCCAAGATCAGATTAAAGTACTAGTTGACCGAACGCAAGTGCCATTGGAACCGATTCAACTATCTTCATATTCATGTTTGCTACTAATCTATCATAATCTAGAGGATCAGAGAGCGTTTGTGGTTTCAGAAGTGTTGTCTCATATTTCCATCTTACCGACGTCCCGTAACGTTACCAGAAAATTCAAAACCGAGCGAGGCTTTCAAGTGCAAACTTTTACTATATTGTTGATCACTTTTGTTCATTGTTCCGAGAACCATATGGCGTTTGCTGATTATATAACGTTGGAGATTCTTAGACAAATGGAGGAAAATCCCAGCAATACCAAACGCACAGAGCAGCTTGAAAATTATCTTGAAGATCTTTGGAAACTTTTGCTATTTCCAGAATGGGTTGGTGCAGAAATTTTACTTATTAGCTTTCTTCATAAAGCATTGGATAATTTGACAAAACCGGAAACTGAGgaggaaaacaaatcaacTGAGCTGCCATTGTTTGATATATTGATCCCATTGTCCGAGAAGATCCTATCTCATGGAGAATCGATAGAGAAGAATACAACCGTTGAAGAACAACATTTAGAAATAATTCTTTCAAACTGTTTAGGATTTGATAGAAACTTTGCCTTTGAATGTTTAAAGTCAAGAATTGGTAAGGTCAATGAAGACGTGATTATGGCAgatgaaagagaagaaattaAACCATCAAGGGATTCTGTGCCAAAAGTTTACATTCGCATTGTCCTCCAGCAACTACGAtcaattcttctttccaATTATGCTACATTTATTCAAACGCTGTTGAGCTCGCTGAAAGCAAAGATAAGAAGTAAAGCAATAAAGGCTTTACCCATATTAATTGATACTTTCCCAGGAATTTTATCATCAAGCGAAATGCAAAAGGCTTTAGCATTAAGACTTGAAGATCCTGCATCGGTGGTGAGAGATGCAATGAATGAATTTATCGGTAAATATATGCAATCACACCCAGAggaaagtgaaaaattgaTAGCACCATTGCTCAAAGCCATGGATGATCCTCGTACAACTGtgcgaaaaaaaagtatgcGCTCGTGTTTAAATGTTTATCCACAACTCAATGAACATTACAAGCTTGTGATTAGTGTCAAATATTTTGAGCGACTCCTTGATGAGGCTGACTCTATTAGAGGAGAGGCTAAGGAATGTTTGCTTAAGTGCTTCTTTACTCAAGGTGAGGAAGATTTCAACGGTTTATCCAAATGGATTAAAATAGTGCACAGAAAAAACTCGGATTTCCTAAGATCGTTTTTTGTTGAGTCGGTGttttcaaatccaaaactTAATGAAGTGGTTTTAAATTACGTAGAGAAAGCACTGGGCACAGTTTCttatgaaaaagaagaagtagaaagagaacaggaaaatgaaaatgaaaatgaaaaagagaaaacagaTCGTAttggtgatgatggtgcTGGTTCTactgctggtgctggtacTGGTAATAGTACTAAAAGTGGTGCTATTGAAGAAGCTGATTCATTACTTTTGCTTGCAGCATTTGTTGTTCTAAAACCAACTTTGATCACACAGGCTATGTTGGAACATTTGAAGCCATATATATTTGAGCATGCTGGCTCTAGAACTGAGGCATATTGCTATGCACTACAAGTCTTGAAGATTGGTACTCACACTTTAAGAGCATTTAAACCTAATTTTGTGGAAGAAataacaaattttttaCTAAGGAAAATGCCAATGTTTATCAAAAGAGAATTGGACAATGTGGTACCAACATTGAATGTATTAACCAAATACAGCCATACTGAATATAAAATAGTAAACATTGTAATCACCACAATGAAAATGATCCGCAAAGAGTTTGAATCTACTGATGCAATGAAAGTGAATACGCTATTACAGTTATTGTCATACCTCGGTAAATATTGTGAGCTTCAATCACTAGATCCTCAATTTCGAGAAATGGGGTTCATTAAACCAAATGAGTCGATAATCACTTTGATTGTGAGGTACATAATGACATTTACTGGACAAAGAGTGACACTTCCAATAAGAAGAGTAGCATACCCAAGCATGATGATTTGTCTTGCCAGCTACCCATTATACTTGCAAAATGAATCTATTTCAAAAATCTTTGAGGCTGCTCTTGTCCTGGAGCAAGACCTTGAGCTCAAAAAACGAATGGTTGGAGAATTTATTACCTTTTTGGATGAAAATGGTCGTGGagaaaatgaacaaaatCCAAAGCAAAATAACGCACAAGCTAGAGAAGTGGAAATATCGACTTTTCGTGTTCAAGCAAATTTGCGACATAGGGCATGTCTGTATTTGGCGcaaaagtttttcaaaaccaTTGCTCAATTGTGTTTACTCGACGATGGTATTATGGAGTTGAAGCCATTGCAATTTGTTCGATTGGCCCTTAATTTAGGTGTTGCAAACCCTATTGCATGTTTATCGGTTTTGATAGCACTCCATGGCTCACCAATTCCGCAAGTGCAAAACACTGCCAATGAAGTCTTGACAAATTATGGAAAACTTGTTGATGGTCAGTTTTTAGAGGGTATCAAACAAGCTTTCCAATACAAGTTATTGGCTCCCAGAATGTTTAAGCTTATTTATAAGGTAGTTGAAGACTCAAAACAGATGCGAAACAAGTTTATCAAGTCATTAACAAAAATGTTGGTGGTGAGGCAGCGTCATAGGGCATCTTTTGAAGATGAGATTAAATTGCtagtgtttgttgttgagagGATCACGCCAATGCATTTCAAAACTATTGAGGAAGTGTTTATCATCATGGAGCATTTACAAGGTCTATTACAATCTCAAGCATCAGATTTCATATTTGAGATGGGACAACAAGTAAATATTGATAAAAACTATGCTTATTATTGGGCATTGTccattgttttgttgaatGATTTTTACAAGTACCTTGCTCATTCGTACAATATCAAGGATGAAGATGTCGAGGCTTTCAGTACAAGGTGTTTGGAGACGGATTTGAATCAAACACCAAGACTTGTGAGAGGCGGCAAGATGCGACTTAAATGGGTTTTAGGCAATATCGGAGTTGAAGGCGAGATTTTGaattcaaattttgaaatgtGTTTGCGAGAGATTGAACAAATTTGCATGATTTACAGAAGTGAGTTGACGTGATGTAAAACCGGAAAATGACAAAAGGGCATAAAGGCATAAAGGtaataaggaaaaaaaaaaatataattatGTAGCATTAGTTTTCATTATCAATTTTGGGCTGTGACTCGGTGATCTGGCCAAATTTGCGTAAGCCTCGCGGCAATTGAAAGCCGTTTATTGGTGCCGGAATATTTTGGAAATCAACGCCGAAATAATAATCGTCTGACTCGCTAGTGTTTATGCACAAGTTGATTTCCAATGAAGGGTCGACATCTTCCAATTGTAGTTTTTGCGCACGACTATAAGTTCTCTTGCGAGGTTCTGGtccttttttgttgtgtACATCTCTTGCTTGTTTATCGTCTTTAATCTTTGCGGCAACTCtgtc
Encoded proteins:
- the SCC2 gene encoding Sister chromatid cohesion protein 2 (BUSCO:EOG092604A0) encodes the protein MSSTKHYPESLKELLATTPLVHLVPRQHLAPLVNLTQIAAKPDSKAFVEGAYKEFDGFHGELAKQFEKECQDELLAFSDDDDDDDDIDGGNGGSDERDRGGKGGELDNIRFKMPKHAEETSDSPKEPPVELDYTEFEKKVLAREKLTKTNCCWENEEKTYGESIYTRRNHEFDSLEDIELHKKKYFKLFETEVAKETKGNQESVEVVSQSQTVETLDETSDAIYKSKQPESFHGPQGSQRSERIDMLETQGIPTTIHIPSQSSYQETRKSNISKTFNFFTSLNQDEITWENLAQLNDTLAKLQNLTEKDDQHDLLKVQDMCSVNLRQTLEKLKPTLLSKYDEFVLVLPDLLRLLFSINALLLILKVQPDIRNKHTDLVIMGLELSYENFTKPLDDTFFASNHESAEEPNSISLKCHMIIDETSKAFKNLGSICAKRPFDDESLVKLQLLLINIAVPSSQDQIKVLVDRTQVPLEPIQLSSYSCLLLIYHNLEDQRAFVVSEVLSHISILPTSRNVTRKFKTERGFQVQTFTILLITFVHCSENHMAFADYITLEILRQMEENPSNTKRTEQLENYLEDLWKLLLFPEWVGAEILLISFLHKALDNLTKPETEEENKSTESPLFDILIPLSEKILSHGESIEKNTTVEEQHLEIILSNCLGFDRNFAFECLKSRIGKVNEDVIMADEREEIKPSRDSVPKVYIRIVLQQLRSILLSNYATFIQTSLSSSKAKIRSKAIKALPILIDTFPGILSSSEMQKALALRLEDPASVVRDAMNEFIGKYMQSHPEESEKLIAPLLKAMDDPRTTVRKKSMRSCLNVYPQLNEHYKLVISVKYFERLLDEADSIRGEAKECLLKCFFTQGEEDFNGLSKWIKIVHRKNSDFLRSFFVESVFSNPKLNEVVLNYVEKASGTVSYEKEEVEREQENENENEKEKTDRIGDDGAGSTAGAGTGNSTKSGAIEEADSLLLLAAFVVLKPTLITQAMLEHLKPYIFEHAGSRTEAYCYALQVLKIGTHTLRAFKPNFVEEITNFLLRKMPMFIKRELDNVVPTLNVLTKYSHTEYKIVNIVITTMKMIRKEFESTDAMKVNTLLQLLSYLGKYCELQSLDPQFREMGFIKPNESIITLIVRYIMTFTGQRVTLPIRRVAYPSMMICLASYPLYLQNESISKIFEAALVSEQDLELKKRMVGEFITFLDENGRGENEQNPKQNNAQAREVEISTFRVQANLRHRACSYLAQKFFKTIAQLCLLDDGIMELKPLQFVRLALNLGVANPIACLSVLIALHGSPIPQVQNTANEVLTNYGKLVDGQFLEGIKQAFQYKLLAPRMFKLIYKVVEDSKQMRNKFIKSLTKMLVVRQRHRASFEDEIKLLVFVVERITPMHFKTIEEVFIIMEHLQGLLQSQASDFIFEMGQQVNIDKNYAYYWALSIVLLNDFYKYLAHSYNIKDEDVEAFSTRCLETDLNQTPRLVRGGKMRLKWVLGNIGVEGEILNSNFEMCLREIEQICMIYRSELT